From one Callithrix jacchus isolate 240 chromosome 2, calJac240_pri, whole genome shotgun sequence genomic stretch:
- the NUPR2 gene encoding nuclear protein 2: protein MRGRVAAGGPGGMDSDAEQVFPCQQAPAPPPSPISSKEELYDCLDYYYLRDFQACGAGRSKGRTRREQALRTNRPAPAGHERKVLQKLLNGQRKRRQRQLQPRPRTRLA, encoded by the coding sequence ATGCGCGGGCGGGTGGCCGCTGGCGGCCCGGGAGGTATGGACTCCGATGCTGAGCAGGTCTTTCCATGTCAGCAGGCTCCTGCCCCGCCGCCGTCACCCATAAGCTCCAAGGAGGAGCTTTACGACTGCCTGGACTACTACTACTTGCGTGATTTCCAGGCCTGCGGGGCCGGGCGCAGCAAGGGCCGGACACGGCGCGAGCAGGCGCTGCGCACCAACCGGCCGGCGCCCGCTGGCCACGAGCGTAAGGTCCTGCAGAAGCTCCTCAATGGCCAGCGCAAGCGCCGACAGCGCCAGCTGCAGCCCCGGCCGCGCACTCGCCTTGCCTGA
- the KCTD7 gene encoding BTB/POZ domain-containing protein KCTD7 — protein MVVVTGREPDSRRQDGAMSSSDAEDDFLEPATPTATQAGHALPLLPQEFPEVVPLNIGGAYFTTRLSTLRRYEDTMLAAMFSGRHYIPTDSEGRYFIDRDGTHFGDVLNFLRSGDLPPRERVRAVYKEAQYYAVGPLLEQLENMQPLKGEKVRQAFLGLMPYYKDHLERIVEIARLRAVQRKARFAKLKVCVFKEEMPITPYECPLLNSLRFERSESDGQLFEHHCEVDVSFGPWEAVADVYDLLHCLVTDLSAQGLTVDHQCIGVCDKHLVNHYYCKRPIYEFKITWW, from the exons ATGGTGGTAGTCACGGGGCGGGAGCCAGACAGCCGTCGTCAGGACGGTGCCATGTCCAGCTCCGACGCCGAAGACGACTTTCTGGAGCCGGCCACGCCTACGGCCACGCAGGCGGGGCATGCGCTGCCCCTGCTGCCCCAGGAG TTTCCTGAGGTTGTCCCCCTTAACATCGGAGGGGCTTACTTCACTACACGCCTGTCCACACTGCGACGCTACGAAGACACCATGTTGGCAGCCATGTTCAGTGGACGGCACTACATCCCCACGGACTCCGAGGGCCGGTATTTCATCGACCGAGATGGCACACACTTTGG AGATGTGCTGAATTTTCTGCGCTCAGGGGACCTGCCACCCAGGGAGCGTGTTCGGGCTGTGTACAAAGAAgcccagtactatgctgttgggCCCCTCCTGGAGCAGCTGGAGAACATGCAGCCTCTGAAGGGCGAGAAAGTGCGCCAGGCGTTTCTGGGACTCATGCCCTATTACAAAG ACCACTTGGAACGGATTGTGGAGATTGCCCGGCTGCGTGCAGTCCAGCGGAAGGCCCGCTTTGCCAAGCTCAAGGTCTGTGTCTTCAAGGAGGAGATGCCCATCACCCCCTATGAGTGTCCGCTCCTCAACTCCCTGCGCTTTGAGCGGAGTGAGAGTGACGGGCAGCTCTTTGAGCACCACTGTGAAGTGGACGTGTCTTTTGGAccctgggaggctgtggctgaTGTTTATGACCTGCTGCACTGCCTGGTCACGGACCTCTCGGCCCAGGGCCTCACCGTAGACCACCAGTGCATCGGGGTGTGTGACAAGCACCTCGTGAACCACTACTACTGCAAGCGCCCCATCTATGAGTTCAAGATCACATGGTGGTGA